Part of the Tolypothrix sp. PCC 7910 genome, TTTATCAATGCTGGATTTGCTATATTCAACCGCTTCATACCAGAAATAGATGAGTACAAAGAATTTCTATCATATATATTAGCTGAACAGCCAATTCACCACTTCAGTGAGCAAACATTAGTGGCAATACTCACCAAAACAATTGGCGATACAATTAAGGAACAAGACGTATATGTAAAAGAACATTATCTAACTTCTTGGAAAGCATCTTTCTGTCAAAAACCTTGGATAGCACGTCATTATATTAGCCCCGTACGGCATCAATTATGGATCGATGCTATTACTGCGGTAAATTGATAGTTGATATATACATGATTAAATCAATATTTTTTGCTTACCTAATTCTTTTTATATTTAAAAATTAGAAATTATCTCATAACTAAATTAGGATTTCTATAGATGAAAAAATTACTTGTAACAGGTTCCTCAGGGCTGATTGGCTCTGAGGTTTGTATTTATTTTGCTAATCAAGGCTGGCGTATTCACGGGGTTGATAACAATCAAAGGGCTGTTTTCTTTGGTTCTCAAGGGGATACTCGCTGGAATCAGCAGCGATTGCAATCCACAATAAAAGGCTTTGCCCATCACGAACTAGATATCCGCGATCGCCAATCTGTATTAGATTTAATAGAGAGTCTCCAACCAGATGCGATCGTTCATACAGCAGCCCAACCCAGTCACGATCGCGCCGCAGCTATTCCTTTCGATGATTTTGATACCAATGCAGTTGGTACACTGAATCTGCTAGAAGCGGCGCGACAATTTTGCCCAGAATCGCCATTTGTACATATGTCCACAAATAAAGTATATGGCGATCGCCCGAACACTATTAAAGTTAAGGAACTAGATACTCGCTGGGATTATGACGATCCTATATATGAATACGGTATTCCAGAAACCTTTAGTATTGATCAATCAAAACATTCCTTGTTTGGCGCGTCTAAAGTCGCAGCAGATGTGATTGTGCAGGAGTATGGACGCTATTTTAATATACCTACATGTTGTTTACGTGGAGGATGTTTAACAGGCCCTAACCATTCAGGAGTAGAACTACACGGCTTTTTAAGTTATCTAGTTAAATGTAATTTAGAAGGACGAGAGTATAAGATTTTTGGCTATAAAGGCAAGCAGGTTAGAGATAATATTCATTCTCTAGATGTCGCTCGATTTATTGAAGCATTTATTGCTGCCCCACGCGTGGCTGAGGTATATAACCTTGGTGGTAGTAAAGCTAATAGCTGCTCAATTTTAGAAGCGTTTCATCTGGCACAAAAGTATAGCGGTAAAGAGATGAGATATGTCTATTTACCAGAAAACCGTATAGGAGACCATATTTGCTATTACTCAGATTTAAGTAAAATGCGGGAACACTATCCCACTTGGGATATTACTGTCTCTCTCGAAGAAACAATTAGGCAGATAGTAATTTCTTGGCAAGAACGTCTAGTACCACAGTATGTCACTCAATAGCTGGAGTTGTTATTGTTTTTTATAGCAAATCATGCGGATTTTAATTACGGGAATTTGTGGCTTTGTTGGTTCAACTTTAGCTAAGGCATTGCAAGAAAATTCACCAAATTATCATATTTTTGGTATTGATAACCTCTCACGTTCAGGGAGTTGGATAAATAAAGAACCCTTGCAGCAACGGGGAATTGAGGTATTTTGCGGGGATATTCGCCATAGCAGTGATGTAGATGCTTTACCTTCAGCTGATTGGGTGATTGATGCAGCCGCTAATCCCAGTGTATTAGCGGGAATAGATGGTAAAACTAGTAGTTTGCAATTGGTGCAGCACAATCTACTCGGAACGATTAATCTCCTTGAATATTGCAAACGCTACAAAGCTGGATTTACACTACTTTCTACAAGTCGGGTCTATTCCATCTCTGGATTAAGTCAATTGCGAGTCGCTGAAACCAATGGAGCATTTTACCCCGTTCCCGAACAAGTTTTTCCGCTTGGTATTTCACCCTCTGGAGTTACTGAAGCCTACTCTACTGATCCTCCGGTTTCTTTATATGGCAGCACAAAAGTGGCTTCAGAGCATTTAGCCTTAGAGTATGGTGCAACCTTTGAGTTTCCAGTCTGGATTAATCGTTGCGGAGTGATGGCCGGAGCAGGACAATTTGGGCATCCAGGACAAGGAATTTTTGCTTTTTGGATTCATAGCTTTCGCGAAAAGCGACCCCTAAAATATATCGGTTTTAGAGGAAAAGGCTATCAAGTGCGTGATTGTTTACATCCACGGGATTTAATCAGTTTGTTAAACAAGCAATTCGCTGAACCATTGAATACGAGTAAACCAAGAGTGATCAATGTCAGCAGCGGCATAAAAAATACTATATCACTACGGCAGTTAAGTACCTGGTGTACAGAGTGGTTTGGGGTTAACGAGGTATTAGAAACAAATATTGAGCGTGCATTTGATATCCCTTGGATGGTGTTAGATGCAGGTAAAGCTGAGGAACTTTGGGAGTGGATACCTCAAATAGGCATATATGAAGTAGTACAAGAAATTGCAGAATTTGCTACGGAACAGAAGGAATGGTGTAAGTTGTCGGCTTTTTCTTAAAATGCAAAAAGAGAATCTTCCAAAAATTGTATATATTGGCTGGACTGAGCCCAGCGATGCCAGTGGTGCTACATTGGCTTTAATGCGTCATCTATTTGCTGATAATCTATGGGATGTCCTTGTTATAACTGATAAACCATACAAGGGCGTAGGTAAAGAGAGCCAATGGATTAATGTAAAACGCTCATGGCTTCATCATCGACTTTCAAGAACTAGATTTCGCAGACTAATTGCTCAATATGAGATGGTAGTGGAACCATACTTTATAGCTGCAAAAATTAGAGATGTAGTAAGTTCATTTCAACCTGATGTTATTTTTAGCGTACCAGATAATACGCTGAGTTGGGTCGCTAAACTTGTCTCGTCCAGATTGAATATTCCCCTGATATCAAACTTCCAAGATTGGTGGCCGCGAGGACAATTTTATTCTCAAAATGAGGCTCCATACTTACCAATACGCAGTATTTTAGAGGAGCGATTGCGACATATTTATAAACACAGTAGGATAGCTTTTTGTACGAGTGAAGGATTTAGAAATTTTTTAGGAGATCATCCTTGTGCACCAATTCTGTATCCTTGCCCTGGTAAGCAAACGAGTTTACGTCCGTCAATTAAATATGTTGAGAATAAAGAACCAATTAATTTAATTTATGCTGGAACAACTGTTAGATATTATGGACAAAAACTTTTATCTTTAGCAAAAGTCGTTGCAGATAGAGAAGATATTATATTTCATATATATGGAGGTAAGCCAGACTGGTCTATTCAAGATATTAAATGGGCAGAAGATGTTGGTATCTATAAAGGTTTTGTCAAACATGAAGTGGTTAAACAGCATATTATGAATGCTCACATTGGCTTGATAGTCATGACTTCCGCACCTGAACTCGAGGTGATGATGAGAACAAGCTTTACCACAAAATTTTTAGAATATACACAGCTTGCAAAACCAGTAATTGTATGGGGACCGGCATATTGTGAACCAGTAAGAGTTGCCAGATTGACGATGTCCGGTTTAGTCAATGATACAGAAGACCCCAAGTCTGTACTATCTAGTCTTGAGATTTTTAGAGATCAGAGTATTTTGAAGCAGTATTCAGATAATGCTTGGGAGTTAGCAAATAATACTTTTGATTCAGAAAAAATTCAACATATATTCTCCAATAATATCTATAAATTAATTCAGAATACACAGTAAAAAGATGAAAATTGGCATAAGTATTTGGATGTTTTGTCCAAGAACAGGAGGTCTTCAGAAACATGCAGAAGATTTGGTTTTAGAACTTCAGAATTTGGGGCATGAAGTAGTAGTCATAACTAGAGCATCTTCATTCGTTCCTCAATTTAGAGAATATATATATCGCAATGAAGTTGAAGAAAGACTTTATCGCTCAGGTATTGAAATTCGTCATTTGAGATATCCCAATTCTCTCCGTATTCTTCAGTGGATCATCTGTAAGTTAGCACCACGTTCCCAGAACCCATATATCAGCAAAATTTTGATATTCCTATATTTGTTACTGGCAAAGGCATCTGCAATTCAAAGTTTAAGAGATTGTGATTTGGTACATCATATTGGGCAGAGTACAGCACTTGTTGGTTTTGCAATCCATGCAGCAGCAAGATATTTAAAAATACCTTTTATTGTGCAACCTACAGTACACCCTAACCAATGTGGTGATGCTTTTGTTGATCTAAAACTATTTAGTCTTGCAGATTATCTCTTAGTTTATACTAATTTTGAGAAGAAATTTTTTGAAAACAATTTCTTCAATCAACCAATAGCTGTTGTAGGTAGTGGGATTTCAGATAAATCTGATGGTATTGGGCAAAGATTTCGTAGCACTTATGATATACAAAATCCATTTATTTTATACATTGGGAGGAAAGAAACAGACAAAGGCTATGATTTAGTGTTTGAGTCTTGGAAAATTGCACGTCAAACGATTCCTTCTTTAGCGCTGGTATGCATT contains:
- a CDS encoding NAD-dependent epimerase/dehydratase family protein, with product MKKLLVTGSSGLIGSEVCIYFANQGWRIHGVDNNQRAVFFGSQGDTRWNQQRLQSTIKGFAHHELDIRDRQSVLDLIESLQPDAIVHTAAQPSHDRAAAIPFDDFDTNAVGTLNLLEAARQFCPESPFVHMSTNKVYGDRPNTIKVKELDTRWDYDDPIYEYGIPETFSIDQSKHSLFGASKVAADVIVQEYGRYFNIPTCCLRGGCLTGPNHSGVELHGFLSYLVKCNLEGREYKIFGYKGKQVRDNIHSLDVARFIEAFIAAPRVAEVYNLGGSKANSCSILEAFHLAQKYSGKEMRYVYLPENRIGDHICYYSDLSKMREHYPTWDITVSLEETIRQIVISWQERLVPQYVTQ
- a CDS encoding NAD-dependent epimerase/dehydratase family protein, whose product is MRILITGICGFVGSTLAKALQENSPNYHIFGIDNLSRSGSWINKEPLQQRGIEVFCGDIRHSSDVDALPSADWVIDAAANPSVLAGIDGKTSSLQLVQHNLLGTINLLEYCKRYKAGFTLLSTSRVYSISGLSQLRVAETNGAFYPVPEQVFPLGISPSGVTEAYSTDPPVSLYGSTKVASEHLALEYGATFEFPVWINRCGVMAGAGQFGHPGQGIFAFWIHSFREKRPLKYIGFRGKGYQVRDCLHPRDLISLLNKQFAEPLNTSKPRVINVSSGIKNTISLRQLSTWCTEWFGVNEVLETNIERAFDIPWMVLDAGKAEELWEWIPQIGIYEVVQEIAEFATEQKEWCKLSAFS
- a CDS encoding glycosyltransferase family 4 protein — its product is MQKENLPKIVYIGWTEPSDASGATLALMRHLFADNLWDVLVITDKPYKGVGKESQWINVKRSWLHHRLSRTRFRRLIAQYEMVVEPYFIAAKIRDVVSSFQPDVIFSVPDNTLSWVAKLVSSRLNIPLISNFQDWWPRGQFYSQNEAPYLPIRSILEERLRHIYKHSRIAFCTSEGFRNFLGDHPCAPILYPCPGKQTSLRPSIKYVENKEPINLIYAGTTVRYYGQKLLSLAKVVADREDIIFHIYGGKPDWSIQDIKWAEDVGIYKGFVKHEVVKQHIMNAHIGLIVMTSAPELEVMMRTSFTTKFLEYTQLAKPVIVWGPAYCEPVRVARLTMSGLVNDTEDPKSVLSSLEIFRDQSILKQYSDNAWELANNTFDSEKIQHIFSNNIYKLIQNTQ
- a CDS encoding glycosyltransferase family 4 protein, whose protein sequence is MKIGISIWMFCPRTGGLQKHAEDLVLELQNLGHEVVVITRASSFVPQFREYIYRNEVEERLYRSGIEIRHLRYPNSLRILQWIICKLAPRSQNPYISKILIFLYLLLAKASAIQSLRDCDLVHHIGQSTALVGFAIHAAARYLKIPFIVQPTVHPNQCGDAFVDLKLFSLADYLLVYTNFEKKFFENNFFNQPIAVVGSGISDKSDGIGQRFRSTYDIQNPFILYIGRKETDKGYDLVFESWKIARQTIPSLALVCIGPSGSLKLQPQPEFYDIDYCDEQTKHDAIAACDCLCVPSKGESFGLIFIEAARYAKPIIARRLPVLREILHEEGALLLGLEHQFNQVDVDAIEIANAICNVLKDKDLAFKLGQHAYQASSEFVWTKMILRFESVYRQAIAAYS